The Pseudosulfitobacter pseudonitzschiae genome includes a region encoding these proteins:
- a CDS encoding TRAP transporter small permease, producing the protein MAQRYEPKSRLGRIVNEIEETVIALLLAGMTIITFVNVVLRYGFNTGLIWGLEMVTFLFAWLVLFGVSYAVKTTAHLGVDAVINLFSMPVRRIIALVAAAVCIFYAVLLLKGAWDYWANFANLPQTTGTVFPTGFEEMKRSSYRGWYEVIDIPFPAWLTWIEPIMNEGEAYEKIPRFIPYAMLPFGMALLLFRFVQAGVRVWTGASDSLIVSHEAEDDVEAVAHMNREG; encoded by the coding sequence ATGGCACAGCGCTATGAACCCAAATCCAGGCTGGGCCGCATCGTGAACGAGATCGAAGAGACCGTGATCGCGCTGCTGCTGGCGGGTATGACTATCATCACATTTGTCAACGTTGTGCTGCGTTACGGGTTCAACACCGGCCTTATCTGGGGCCTGGAAATGGTGACCTTTTTGTTTGCGTGGCTGGTTCTGTTCGGTGTTAGCTATGCGGTGAAAACCACCGCGCATCTGGGCGTGGACGCGGTGATCAACCTGTTCAGCATGCCGGTTCGCCGGATCATCGCGCTGGTTGCAGCGGCCGTTTGCATCTTTTACGCGGTGCTGCTGCTGAAGGGCGCGTGGGACTATTGGGCCAACTTTGCCAATCTGCCACAAACCACCGGCACCGTGTTTCCCACCGGTTTTGAAGAGATGAAACGCTCGTCCTATCGCGGCTGGTACGAGGTGATCGACATTCCGTTTCCCGCGTGGCTGACGTGGATCGAACCGATCATGAACGAAGGCGAGGCCTACGAGAAAATCCCGCGCTTCATTCCCTATGCAATGCTGCCCTTTGGCATGGCGCTGCTGTTGTTCCGCTTTGTTCAGGCCGGCGTGCGTGTCTGGACGGGTGCGTCTGACAGCCTGATCGTCAGCCACGAAGCCGAAGACGACGTCGAAGCCGTCGCACATATGAACCGCGAGGGTTAA
- a CDS encoding TRAP transporter large permease: MEVLVLFVMVVGLMLIGVPIAVSLGMSSIVFLLVLSDTSLASVAQSLFQAMAGHYTLLAIPFFILASTFMSTGGVAKRIIRFSIAIVGHFPGGLAIAGVFACMMFAALSGSSPATVVAIGSIVIAGMRQVGYTKEFAAGVIANAGTLGILIPPSIVMVVYASATDVSVGRMFLAGVIPGLMAGTMLMVTIYAMAVIKKLPKGDWLGWGEVVKSGLSASGGLFLIIIILGGIYGGIFTPTEAAAVAAIYAFLVASFVYRDMGPLHATEEGARNHSLFSRPWALVTVLWHRDTRDAFFEAGKLTVTLMFIIANALILKHVLTDEQIPQQIASAMLDAGFNWVVFLIIVNVILLIGGQFMEPSGLLVIVAPLVFPIAIELGIDPIHLGIIMVVNMEIGMITPPVGLNLFVTSGVAGMPMMSVVRAALPFLAVLFVFLIMVTYIPAISTWLPTMMMGPEIITN; this comes from the coding sequence ATGGAAGTTCTTGTTCTTTTTGTCATGGTGGTCGGCCTGATGCTGATCGGTGTGCCGATTGCCGTGTCACTGGGCATGTCGTCGATTGTGTTTCTGCTGGTGCTGTCCGACACCTCTTTGGCGTCGGTTGCGCAATCGCTGTTTCAGGCGATGGCGGGGCATTACACCCTGCTGGCGATCCCGTTCTTTATTCTTGCGTCCACGTTCATGTCGACAGGTGGTGTGGCCAAGCGGATCATCCGCTTTTCCATCGCCATTGTCGGGCATTTTCCGGGTGGTCTTGCGATTGCGGGCGTCTTTGCTTGCATGATGTTTGCGGCCCTGTCCGGTTCCAGCCCTGCGACGGTTGTGGCGATCGGGTCAATCGTGATCGCAGGCATGCGGCAGGTGGGCTATACCAAGGAATTCGCCGCCGGTGTCATCGCCAACGCAGGCACGCTGGGCATTCTGATCCCACCCAGCATCGTGATGGTGGTCTATGCCAGCGCCACCGATGTGTCAGTGGGGCGGATGTTCCTTGCGGGTGTTATTCCGGGTCTGATGGCAGGCACCATGCTGATGGTCACCATTTACGCGATGGCAGTGATCAAGAAGCTGCCAAAGGGCGATTGGCTGGGCTGGGGGGAAGTCGTTAAATCGGGTCTGAGTGCCTCTGGCGGTTTGTTCCTGATCATCATCATTCTGGGCGGCATCTATGGGGGCATTTTCACGCCGACCGAAGCCGCCGCCGTGGCTGCGATCTATGCCTTTCTTGTCGCAAGCTTTGTCTATCGCGACATGGGGCCGCTGCATGCCACGGAAGAAGGCGCGCGGAACCACAGCCTGTTCTCCAGACCTTGGGCGCTGGTCACGGTGTTGTGGCACCGCGACACCCGCGATGCGTTTTTCGAGGCGGGCAAGCTGACCGTGACGCTGATGTTCATCATCGCCAATGCGTTGATCCTCAAACACGTGCTGACCGACGAGCAGATCCCACAGCAGATCGCCAGTGCGATGCTGGACGCGGGCTTTAACTGGGTGGTGTTTTTGATCATCGTCAACGTGATCCTGCTGATCGGCGGGCAGTTCATGGAGCCCTCGGGCCTGTTGGTGATCGTGGCACCGCTGGTGTTCCCGATTGCAATCGAGCTGGGTATTGATCCGATCCATCTGGGTATCATCATGGTGGTGAACATGGAAATCGGGATGATCACGCCGCCGGTGGGTCTGAACCTGTTCGTGACCTCGGGCGTGGCAGGGATGCCGATGATGTCCGTGGTGCGCGCGGCCCTGCCGTTCCTTGCAGTGCTTTTCGTGTTCCTGATTATGGTGACCTATATTCCGGCAATTTCGACATGGTTGCCAACGATGATGATGGGGCCAGAGATTATCACGAATTAG
- a CDS encoding DctP family TRAP transporter solute-binding subunit, giving the protein MKFFTAAAVALSLSVSAGAVQAACDDGEIVIKFSHVTNTDKHPKGIAASLLEQRVNDEMDGKVCMEVFPNSTLYNDNQVLEAMLQGDVQMAAPSLSKFEQFTKQFRIFDLPFMFTNIDAVDQFQTSETGQAMKESMTRRGLLGLAFWHNGMKQMSANVPLLQPTDANGLKFRVQNSDVLKAQMAALGGSPQPMAFSEVYGALQTGVVDGQENTWSNIYGKKFFEVQDGVTETNHGIIDYLVVTSTDFWDSLDDDTRTQLATIIEEVSTSRNAESTRVNAEAKQAIIDAGGVVRELTADQRQAWVDTMKPVWEEFKGDVGQENIDAAQTINATIN; this is encoded by the coding sequence ATGAAGTTTTTTACCGCCGCAGCCGTGGCCCTGAGCCTGTCCGTTTCCGCTGGTGCCGTACAGGCCGCCTGTGACGACGGCGAAATCGTGATCAAATTCAGCCACGTCACCAACACAGACAAACACCCCAAAGGCATCGCCGCCTCGCTGCTGGAACAGCGCGTGAACGACGAGATGGACGGCAAGGTGTGCATGGAAGTGTTCCCGAACTCGACACTTTACAATGACAATCAGGTGCTGGAAGCGATGCTGCAAGGCGACGTGCAAATGGCCGCGCCCTCGCTGTCGAAATTCGAGCAGTTCACCAAACAGTTCCGCATTTTCGATCTGCCGTTCATGTTCACCAACATCGACGCGGTTGACCAGTTCCAGACTTCGGAAACCGGTCAGGCGATGAAAGAATCGATGACACGCCGCGGCCTGTTGGGGCTGGCGTTCTGGCACAACGGCATGAAACAGATGTCGGCCAATGTGCCGCTGTTGCAACCCACCGACGCCAACGGTCTGAAGTTCCGCGTGCAGAACTCGGACGTGCTCAAGGCGCAGATGGCGGCATTGGGGGGCTCGCCCCAGCCGATGGCATTTTCCGAAGTGTACGGCGCGCTGCAAACCGGCGTTGTGGACGGTCAGGAAAACACGTGGTCGAACATCTATGGCAAGAAGTTCTTTGAAGTTCAGGACGGAGTGACCGAAACCAACCACGGCATCATCGACTATCTGGTGGTGACCTCGACCGACTTCTGGGACAGCCTTGATGACGACACCCGCACACAGCTGGCCACGATCATCGAAGAGGTTTCGACATCGCGCAACGCAGAATCCACCCGCGTGAACGCCGAGGCCAAACAAGCGATCATCGACGCAGGCGGTGTTGTGCGTGAACTGACAGCCGACCAGCGTCAGGCATGGGTCGACACGATGAAACCCGTCTGGGAAGAGTTCAAGGGCGACGTGGGCCAAGAGAACATCGACGCTGCACAGACGATCAACGCCACAATCAACTAA